In a genomic window of Thalassotalea piscium:
- a CDS encoding TonB-dependent receptor, with protein sequence MTFKKSSLAIAITVSLFTPVSFAQSTEQAVEKITVTSNFKKQSLAATPTSIAVINQQQLQDQSVQHFDNVLSSIANVNFAGGTSRPKYFQIRGVGERSEYNGAPNASVGFIVDDIDLSGLGMAANLYDVSQIEVLRGPQGTRFGANALAGLIYVQSNEPTDVAEHGITSSFGDDQLLTLSGFSSGALSSNVNYRVSLEHHQQNGYSNNSFLDKDDTNNIDELTGKIKINAQLTDELAIKFTLLFANMDNGFDAWTLDNNGFQTLTDVPGVDNQKSIGSALKFEYTGFDTIDLTAISSFTTTDHQHAYDGDWANPEYWASKECLDEYDENGNGEYDDTIACVYDYLWDKKAERDVLSQEFRFSNKDNNKLFAQTTDWLLGIYVSRLEEDNITEEMYNGWASDTIFAHYKATNLAVFGQLDSELTSGYQLSVGLRVEKRSSDYNDFTLSGGIGDVFSPSETMWGGHIALSKQLNDQHNAYIRVARGYKAGGFNMGLPTQLAKFKEFETETLLNYEFGLDSQYFEKRLSSRLAIFSMDRQDQQVNASQQNPDKPQQFTIYTANATSSSSYGMEMDVSWQLTSDVVLYSTLGYLRAKYDTYAYFDKYGSSIDISDRELAHAPKFSYSFGGTYRNDSGFFFNAYVAGKSGFYFSDSHSEKADSSSTVNARLGYETNDWSIYLWGRNLADEKVATRGFYFGNEPDIGWAAKKYQRYAAPRQLGVTFDYQF encoded by the coding sequence ATGACATTCAAAAAATCTTCATTAGCAATTGCCATTACTGTTTCACTTTTCACCCCCGTTTCATTTGCGCAATCTACCGAGCAAGCCGTTGAAAAGATCACAGTAACGTCAAACTTCAAAAAACAATCATTAGCAGCAACACCAACAAGTATCGCTGTCATTAATCAGCAACAACTTCAAGACCAAAGTGTTCAGCACTTTGATAACGTATTATCAAGTATTGCAAATGTTAATTTTGCTGGCGGAACATCAAGACCAAAGTATTTTCAAATAAGAGGCGTTGGAGAGCGTTCTGAATATAATGGCGCTCCTAACGCTTCCGTTGGCTTTATTGTTGATGATATTGATTTGTCTGGCTTAGGAATGGCCGCAAATTTATATGATGTTAGCCAAATAGAAGTATTAAGAGGCCCACAAGGCACTCGTTTTGGTGCAAATGCGTTAGCCGGTCTTATTTATGTTCAATCGAATGAACCTACCGATGTTGCAGAGCACGGAATAACTTCCAGTTTCGGTGATGACCAGTTACTGACTTTATCAGGCTTTAGTTCCGGAGCATTATCTTCTAATGTAAATTACCGAGTAAGTTTAGAGCATCACCAGCAAAATGGTTATAGCAATAATTCATTTTTAGACAAAGATGACACTAATAATATTGATGAACTAACGGGCAAAATTAAAATTAATGCGCAACTTACCGATGAATTGGCGATCAAATTTACCTTATTATTCGCTAATATGGATAACGGTTTTGATGCATGGACGCTAGACAATAACGGTTTTCAAACACTAACTGATGTACCAGGTGTTGATAATCAAAAATCTATTGGTAGTGCTTTAAAGTTTGAATATACAGGCTTTGATACAATTGACTTAACTGCTATTTCGAGCTTCACCACAACAGATCATCAGCATGCTTATGACGGAGACTGGGCAAATCCTGAATATTGGGCAAGTAAAGAGTGCCTTGATGAATACGATGAAAATGGTAATGGCGAATACGATGATACGATTGCTTGTGTGTATGATTACCTTTGGGACAAAAAAGCGGAACGCGACGTATTATCGCAAGAGTTTCGCTTTAGCAATAAAGATAACAATAAATTATTTGCTCAAACAACGGATTGGTTGCTAGGAATATATGTAAGTCGACTCGAAGAAGATAACATTACCGAAGAAATGTACAATGGTTGGGCATCCGACACAATATTTGCACACTATAAAGCGACTAATTTGGCAGTGTTTGGACAGCTTGACAGTGAATTGACTTCAGGTTATCAGCTTTCAGTTGGATTGCGAGTTGAAAAACGAAGTAGTGACTACAACGACTTTACATTAAGCGGTGGGATTGGAGATGTCTTTTCCCCAAGTGAAACTATGTGGGGCGGTCATATTGCGTTAAGTAAACAACTTAATGATCAGCATAATGCCTATATCAGAGTTGCGCGGGGCTATAAAGCTGGTGGTTTTAACATGGGCCTTCCTACACAATTAGCTAAATTTAAAGAGTTTGAGACCGAAACATTACTCAATTACGAATTCGGTCTAGACTCACAATATTTTGAAAAACGCTTGAGCTCACGTTTAGCTATTTTCTCTATGGATCGACAAGATCAACAAGTTAATGCCTCACAGCAAAATCCAGATAAACCACAGCAGTTTACAATTTACACGGCTAATGCAACAAGCTCTTCAAGTTATGGTATGGAAATGGATGTGTCATGGCAGTTAACCAGTGACGTTGTTCTTTATTCTACACTGGGCTATTTACGGGCAAAATATGACACGTACGCCTATTTTGACAAGTATGGGAGCAGCATTGATATATCAGATCGTGAATTAGCGCATGCGCCCAAATTTAGTTATAGTTTTGGCGGTACTTATCGAAATGATTCTGGCTTTTTCTTTAATGCGTATGTTGCGGGGAAAAGTGGTTTTTATTTTTCGGATAGTCATTCTGAGAAAGCAGATAGTTCATCGACAGTTAATGCACGTTTAGGTTACGAAACTAACGATTGGTCTATTTATTTATGGGGTAGAAACCTGGCCGATGAAAAAGTTGCAACACGCGGCTTTTACTTTGGTAATGAGCCTGACATTGGCTGGGCTGCTAAAAAATATCAACGATATGCTGCCCCCAGACAATTGGGCGTTACATTTGATTATCAATTTTAG
- the pnuC gene encoding nicotinamide riboside transporter PnuC — MADIVHYYANLPLVEWLAVISSLLYVILAANNNIWCWPAALVSTTLYTVIFYEFYLWSDSLLQVYYFAMAIYGWICWREHTANGNEKPLLAINQKTIGFHIKAILICGVISLLVGWLMANFTPTHFPYLDAVTTIFALFATYLVTQKVVENWLYWIAIDFVSIYLYIEKALIPTAFLFGFFVVFATYGYFKWRRLLNITEEPTNYASSTG; from the coding sequence ATGGCTGATATTGTTCATTATTATGCTAATTTACCGCTAGTTGAATGGCTTGCGGTAATTAGCTCATTATTATATGTAATTCTTGCAGCGAATAATAATATATGGTGTTGGCCCGCCGCGCTGGTTAGTACCACATTATATACGGTGATCTTTTATGAGTTTTACTTATGGTCTGACAGCTTATTACAGGTCTATTATTTTGCCATGGCGATATATGGTTGGATATGTTGGCGTGAACATACAGCTAATGGTAACGAAAAACCGTTACTAGCAATTAACCAAAAAACAATAGGGTTTCATATTAAGGCCATACTTATCTGTGGTGTTATTTCGCTATTAGTAGGTTGGTTGATGGCAAATTTCACACCAACGCATTTCCCATATTTAGATGCAGTTACTACCATATTTGCGTTATTTGCTACGTATTTAGTTACACAAAAGGTTGTTGAAAACTGGTTATATTGGATCGCTATCGATTTTGTTTCTATTTACCTTTATATTGAAAAGGCATTAATCCCTACAGCGTTTCTTTTTGGTTTTTTTGTTGTGTTTGCTACTTATGGTTATTTCAAATGGCGCAGACTTTTAAACATCACCGAGGAACCTACTAATTATGCTAGTAGCACAGGGTAG